In Spirochaetota bacterium, one genomic interval encodes:
- a CDS encoding WYL domain-containing protein gives MKDAPIPNPETRLGVIKRCLHVLALLQNPSDTVQWNAGSLADLLSMDEPRDPITDKAVRDYIQKYLVNDFGIEVATEKGKRHTGLRIPLGEELQLRMAAVYSGFVTADTGRDIILRKLIARHPEDGLWMLARVYFAALLKKKMEFDYTPAAASEPRRYRVHPYHLVFRNNNLYLVCRSLTHNVTALFIFNRINALAVLDDEFPEDAPPVEEVFRDSLGSFIGPKYAVALRFHEKLLGTMEENLSILDPDIRPDGEHHYRASFTVSDDRFLCKQLFLYGRNVEILEPPELRKTMVQMLKESSSVYRRAR, from the coding sequence ATGAAAGACGCTCCCATCCCCAATCCCGAAACCCGGCTCGGCGTCATCAAGCGCTGCCTGCACGTGCTGGCGCTTCTGCAGAATCCTTCGGATACGGTGCAGTGGAACGCCGGAAGCCTCGCCGACCTGCTCTCCATGGACGAGCCGCGCGACCCCATCACCGACAAGGCCGTGCGCGACTATATCCAGAAGTACCTGGTAAACGATTTCGGAATAGAGGTCGCCACCGAAAAGGGCAAGCGGCACACGGGGCTCCGCATCCCGCTCGGCGAGGAGCTCCAGCTCCGCATGGCCGCGGTCTATTCGGGTTTCGTGACCGCGGACACGGGCCGCGACATTATACTGCGTAAGCTCATCGCGCGCCATCCGGAGGACGGCCTGTGGATGCTGGCCCGCGTCTACTTCGCCGCATTATTAAAAAAGAAGATGGAGTTCGACTACACCCCGGCCGCGGCGAGCGAGCCGCGGCGCTACCGCGTGCACCCGTATCACCTGGTGTTCCGCAACAACAACCTGTACCTGGTGTGCAGAAGCCTCACGCATAACGTCACCGCGCTCTTTATCTTCAACCGGATCAACGCTCTTGCCGTGCTCGACGACGAGTTCCCCGAGGACGCCCCGCCGGTAGAGGAGGTCTTCCGCGATTCGCTGGGCTCGTTCATCGGCCCGAAATACGCCGTGGCCCTTCGCTTCCACGAAAAGCTCCTCGGCACGATGGAGGAAAACCTCTCCATTCTCGACCCGGACATCCGCCCCGACGGCGAACACCACTACCGCGCCTCTTTCACCGTCTCGGACGATCGCTTCCTCTGCAAGCAGCTCTTCCTGTACGGAAGAAACGTGGAGATCCTCGAGCCGCCCGAACTGCGCAAGACCATGGTCCAGATGCTCAAAGAGAGCTCTTCGGTGTACCGGCGCGCCCGCTGA
- a CDS encoding nucleotidyltransferase domain-containing protein — protein MVYTQRAEGSDLDVLVDLGPEPSLGLFGLVEMEEYLSNTVGVSVDLVTLEGLKPRIGRRILEEFVYL, from the coding sequence ATCGTATATACGCAACGAGCAGAAGGAAGCGATCTCGACGTTCTTGTCGATCTCGGTCCGGAACCCTCGCTCGGGCTGTTCGGGCTCGTCGAAATGGAAGAGTACCTGTCGAATACCGTGGGCGTCAGCGTGGATCTCGTCACGCTGGAGGGACTCAAGCCCCGTATCGGCAGAAGAATCCTCGAAGAGTTCGTGTACCTGTGA